Proteins encoded together in one Telopea speciosissima isolate NSW1024214 ecotype Mountain lineage chromosome 4, Tspe_v1, whole genome shotgun sequence window:
- the LOC122658908 gene encoding probable beta-D-xylosidase 2, with protein sequence MKIEMGSLRFCDKSLAYEVRAKDLIDRMTLEEKVAQLGDKAMGVQRLNLPGYEWWSEALHGVSDVGPGTRFDQTVPSATSFPTVILTTSSFNETLWKTIGEVVSDEARAMYNLGLAGLTFWSPTINVVRDPRWGRITETPGEDPFVVGRYAVNYVRGLQDVKGYEKTRNPNSRPLKVAACCKHFAAYDVDNWKGVDRYHFDAKVTERDMVETFLEPFRMCVKDGDVASVMCSYNRVNGIPVCADPKLLNGTIRQHWNLNGYIVADCDSIDVMVNGHKFLGDTPVEAVGQALKAGMDLDCGKYYPNYATAAVRQGKVMESEIDASLKNLFIVLMRLGWFDGNPGGYSGLGKNDICSPAHLELSAEAARQGIVLLKNDNNTLPLTIGTGKPKFAVIGPHANATKAMIGNYAIKNGVTCHYSTPMDAIAEYGDVVYAAGCQGVKCPNGDGIGEAVQVSKQADATFIFVGLDLSIEAESLDRNDLNFPGSQKELITQISEAATKPVIVVIFSAGGIDISFLQQDPKVQAIVWAGYPGAEGGRAIADVIFGKYNPAGRLPITWYPANYVDQLPMTSMPLRPVPESNYPGRTYKFYNGSTIYPFGYGLSYTTFRYAIKSATNPVTLNLAQFQQCKQLQFLDGRKTDCPAVLVDETRCTRVVTVKAVVTNTGKRNGAHVVFIYSVPPSGIVRAPIKRLVAFKRVFVVAGKSQVVSFKLNACRDFSIVTDDAYELLPSGQHTIIVGDGKDAVSAQITVGFNHN encoded by the exons atgaaaattgaaatgGGCAGCTTACGGTTTTGTGACAAGAGCCTGGCTTACGAGGTGCGAGCCAAGGACTTGATAGATCGAATGACACTGGAAGAGAAAGTGGCACAGCTTGGAGACAAAGCCATGGGAGTGCAGCGCCTAAACCTACCAGGATACGAGTGGTGGTCGGAGGCACTCCATGGTGTCTCCGATGTCGGTCCGGGCACTCGTTTCGATCAAACCGTGCCTTCTGCTACTAGCTTTCCTACTGTTATCCTCACCACCTCTTCTTTCAATGAGACTTTGTGGAAAACCATAGGCGAG GTGGTGTCGGATGAAGCAAGAGCTATGTACAATCTAGGATTGGCTGGATTGACGTTTTGGAGCCCAACCATTAACGTTGTTAGAGATCCAAGGTGGGGAAGAATTACAGAAACACCTGGGGAAGATCCCTTTGTGGTTGGGCGTTATGCCGTCAATTACGTGAGAGGTCTCCAAGATGTGAAAGGCTATGAGAAAACTAGGAATCCAAACTCAAGGCCTCTCAAGGTTGCTGCATGTTGCAAACATTTTGCAGCTTATGATGTTGATAATTGGAAGGGTGTTGATCGCTACCATTTCGATGCcaag GTGACGGAGAGGGATATGGTGGAGACATTTCTTGAACCATTTAGGATGTGCGTAAAGGACGGAGACGTAGCCAGTGTAATGTGTTCATATAATCGAGTCAATGGCATACCAGTCTGTGCTGATCCTAAGCTCTTGAATGGGACAATCAGGCAGCACTGGAATCTCAATGG ttACATTGTCGCTGATTGCGATTCCATTGATGTTATGGTTAATGGCCATAAATTCCTCGGCGATACACCAGTTGAGGCTGTTGGGCAAGCACTCAAAGCTG GAATGGATCTGGATTGCGGGAAATACTATCCAAATTATGCGACAGCAGCAGTGAGGCAAGGGAAGGTGATGGAGTCTGAAATCGATGCGTCTCTGAAGAACCTTTTCATTGTTCTAATGAGGCTTGGATGGTTCGATGGTAACCCTGGTGGGTACTCAGGACTTGGGAAGAACGACATATGTTCTCCAGCACATCTTGAGCTCTCGGCCGAGGCGGCAAGGCAGGGCATTGTCTTGCTCAAGAATGATAACAACACTTTGCCATTGACCATTGGAACGGGAAAGCCCAAGTTTGCGGTTATTGGACCCCATGCAAATGCCACTAAAGCAATGATCGGTAACTATGCAA taAAGAATGGTGTAACATGCCATTATTCAACACCAATGGACGCGATAGCCGAGTATGGAGATGTGGTCTATGCAGCTGGATGCCAAGGCGTGAAATGCCCAAATGGTGATGGGATCGGTGAAGCAGTCCAGGTCTCAAAGCAAGCCGATGCAACCTTCATCTTTGTTGGACTGGACCTCTCAATTGAGGCGGAGAGCTTGGATCGAAATGATCTCAACTTCCCTGGCTCTCAGAAGGAACTCATCACCCAAATCAGTGAAGCTGCCACCAAGCCAGTCATTGTCGTCATTTTCTCTGCAGGAGGCATCGATATCTCCTTCTTGCAGCAAGACCCCAAGGTTCAAGCCATAGTTTGGGCAGGTTACCCCGGTGCCGAGGGTGGCCGTGCCATCGCAGATGTCATTTTTGGCAAGTACAATCCAG CTGGTCGTCTTCCGATTACATGGTACCCGGCAAACTATGTAGATCAATTACCGATGACATCAATGCCACTGCGACCAGTCCCTGAGTCTAATTACCCAGGAAGGACATACAAGTTCTATAATGGATCAACCATTTATCCCTTCGGTTACGGATTGAGCTACACCACCTTTAGGTATGCCATTAAGTCTGCAACAAATCCGGTCACGTTGAATCTGGCACAGTTCCAACAATGCAAGCAACTCCAATTCTTGGATGGTAGGAAGACAGATTGCCCAGCCGTCCTAGTGGATGAGACACGTTGCACTCGAGTGGTGACCGTAAAAGCAGTGGTGACCAACACCGGAAAAAGAAATGGAGCACACGTTGTGTTCATATACTCCGTCCCACCCTCAGGCATCGTCAGAGCACCCATCAAGAGACTTGTTGCATTCAAGAGAGTGTTTGTAGTAGCAGGAAAGTCACAGGTAGTGTCGTTCAAGTTGAATGCTTGTCGTGATTTCAGTATTGTCACCGATGATGCTTATGAGTTATTGCCGTCTGGACAACATACGATTATTGTGGGAGATGGAAAAGATGCAGTTTCAGCTCAAATTACTGTTGGTTTTAACCACAATTAG
- the LOC122660561 gene encoding tRNA:m(4)X modification enzyme TRM13 isoform X1 gives MEEGRCKFWLPKKNRFCSNRRLSDSLFCGNHNPKSEEQRVTCPLDPSHSVLQENLESHLRRCPFLKQLQSLKQQPFYKKGINGGRDDDVDDVKVNSKDAENFTFSNKELPLPSDDITSNMKRNAVYNMTVPEFSQLMRKIESIHSSISSEIHELYNIPEVCGIWINKGIDRKLPFQEKHVLQQASILGNLADFGILENPVGNIVCPNIAEPLYSNGSSGDKVPAVVEFGAGRGYLTQILADCYGIKKVFLVERKSYKLKADRSLRQTENLTLERLRIDIEDLNLDAVESLRGVPYLAIGKHLCGPATDLTLRCCLPKQSQEDKATHSTCSRYLRGLAIATCCHHLCQWKHYINKRYFLNLGIRKDDFHAITWFTSWAVDADHGSDLSNSLDHGLHPLSICVKKYCGVGAQGVEEIVKNMEAMDRAVLGLMCKEIIDMGRIMWLKEQGLATKLTKYVPSNISPENHLLIAKNRYCL, from the exons ATGGAGGAGGGACGCTGCAAGTTCTGGCTCCCCAAGAAAAATCGATTCTGTTCGAACAGACGTCTCAGCGATTCCCT GTTCTGCGGAAACCACAACCCTAAGTCTGAAGAACAGAGGGTTACATGTCCACTAGACCCCTCTCA TTCTGTACTGCAAGAAAATTTAGAATCACATCTGAGAAGATGCCCGTTTCTGAAACAACTCCAATCCTTGAAACAACAACCTTTCTACAAAAAGGGAATCAATGGCGGAAGAGATGATGACGTTGATGATGTGAAAGTCAATTCGAAAGATGCCGAAAACTTCACCTTTTCAAATAAAGAGCTGCCTCTTCCCTCGGATGACATTACCTCAAACATGAAGAGGAATGCAGTATATAACATGACCGTCCCAGAATTTTCCCAACTGATGAGAAAGATAGAATCGATTCACAGTTCTATCAGTTCGGAGATTCACGAGTTGTATAACATACCTGAAGTTTGTGGCATATGGATTAATAAAGGAATAGATCG GAAGTTGCCGTTCCAAGAGAAACATGTTCTGCAACAGGCGTCGATTCTCGGGAACTTGGCAGACTTTGGAATATTGGAAAATCCTGTTGGGAACATAGTTTGTCCAAACATTGCAGAACCTTTGTACTCCAATGGGTCGTCCGGGGATAAGGTCCCAGCCGTCGTTGAGTTTGGGGCAGGGAGAGGATACCTAACACAAATACTTGCAGACTGTTACGGTATCAAGAAAGTGTTTTTAGTCGAACGGAAGTCTTACAAGCTCAAG GCTGATCGAAGTCTACGACAAACAGAGAACTTGACTTTAGAGCGTTTGAGAATTGACA TAGAGGATTTGAATTTGGATGCTGTTGAATCTTTGAGGGGAGTTCCTTACCTGGCGATTGGGAAACATCTCTGTGGGCCTGCAACAG ATTTGACCTTAAGGTGTTGCCTTCCTAAACAAAGTCAAGAAGATAAAGCTACACATTCAACTTGTAGTCGTTACCTGAGAGGCCTTGCTATTGCGACATGTTGTCATCATCTTTGTCAATGGAAACACTACATAA ataaaagatattttttaaatCTGGGGATCAGAAAGGATGATTTTCATGCAATCACGTGGTTTACCAGCTGGGCAGTAGATGCAGATCATGGCTCAGATCTTTCTAATTCATTAGACCATGGATTACACCCACTTTCCAT CTGCGTGAAGAAATATTGTGGCGTTGGTGCTCAGGGAGTTGAAGAGATTGTGAAAAATATGGAGGCGATGGACAGGGCAGTGTTGGGTTTGATGTGCAAGGAGATCATTGACATGGGGCGGATAATGTGGCTTAAGGAGCAGGGCCTTGCAACGAAGCTTACCAAGTATGTACCATCCAATATCTCACCAGAAAACCATCTACTTATTGCCAAGAACAGATATTGCTTGTAA
- the LOC122660561 gene encoding tRNA:m(4)X modification enzyme TRM13 homolog isoform X2: MEEGRCKFWLPKKNRFCSNRRLSDSLFCGNHNPKSEEQRVTCPLDPSHSVLQENLESHLRRCPFLKQLQSLKQQPFYKKGINGGRDDDVDDVKVNSKDAENFTFSNKELPLPSDDITSNMKRNAVYNMTVPEFSQLMRKIESIHSSISSEIHELYNIPEVCGIWINKGIDRKLPFQEKHVLQQASILGNLADFGILENPVGNIVCPNIAEPLYSNGSSGDKVPAVVEFGAGRGYLTQILADCYGIKKVFLVERKSYKLKADRSLRQTENLTLERLRIDIEDLNLDAVESLRGVPYLAIGKHLCGPATDLTLRCCLPKQSQEDKATHSTCSRYLRGLAIATCCHHLCQWKHYINKRYFLNLGIRKDDFHAITWFTSWAVDADHGSDLSNSLDHGLHPLSIVKKYCGVGAQGVEEIVKNMEAMDRAVLGLMCKEIIDMGRIMWLKEQGLATKLTKYVPSNISPENHLLIAKNRYCL, translated from the exons ATGGAGGAGGGACGCTGCAAGTTCTGGCTCCCCAAGAAAAATCGATTCTGTTCGAACAGACGTCTCAGCGATTCCCT GTTCTGCGGAAACCACAACCCTAAGTCTGAAGAACAGAGGGTTACATGTCCACTAGACCCCTCTCA TTCTGTACTGCAAGAAAATTTAGAATCACATCTGAGAAGATGCCCGTTTCTGAAACAACTCCAATCCTTGAAACAACAACCTTTCTACAAAAAGGGAATCAATGGCGGAAGAGATGATGACGTTGATGATGTGAAAGTCAATTCGAAAGATGCCGAAAACTTCACCTTTTCAAATAAAGAGCTGCCTCTTCCCTCGGATGACATTACCTCAAACATGAAGAGGAATGCAGTATATAACATGACCGTCCCAGAATTTTCCCAACTGATGAGAAAGATAGAATCGATTCACAGTTCTATCAGTTCGGAGATTCACGAGTTGTATAACATACCTGAAGTTTGTGGCATATGGATTAATAAAGGAATAGATCG GAAGTTGCCGTTCCAAGAGAAACATGTTCTGCAACAGGCGTCGATTCTCGGGAACTTGGCAGACTTTGGAATATTGGAAAATCCTGTTGGGAACATAGTTTGTCCAAACATTGCAGAACCTTTGTACTCCAATGGGTCGTCCGGGGATAAGGTCCCAGCCGTCGTTGAGTTTGGGGCAGGGAGAGGATACCTAACACAAATACTTGCAGACTGTTACGGTATCAAGAAAGTGTTTTTAGTCGAACGGAAGTCTTACAAGCTCAAG GCTGATCGAAGTCTACGACAAACAGAGAACTTGACTTTAGAGCGTTTGAGAATTGACA TAGAGGATTTGAATTTGGATGCTGTTGAATCTTTGAGGGGAGTTCCTTACCTGGCGATTGGGAAACATCTCTGTGGGCCTGCAACAG ATTTGACCTTAAGGTGTTGCCTTCCTAAACAAAGTCAAGAAGATAAAGCTACACATTCAACTTGTAGTCGTTACCTGAGAGGCCTTGCTATTGCGACATGTTGTCATCATCTTTGTCAATGGAAACACTACATAA ataaaagatattttttaaatCTGGGGATCAGAAAGGATGATTTTCATGCAATCACGTGGTTTACCAGCTGGGCAGTAGATGCAGATCATGGCTCAGATCTTTCTAATTCATTAGACCATGGATTACACCCACTTTCCAT CGTGAAGAAATATTGTGGCGTTGGTGCTCAGGGAGTTGAAGAGATTGTGAAAAATATGGAGGCGATGGACAGGGCAGTGTTGGGTTTGATGTGCAAGGAGATCATTGACATGGGGCGGATAATGTGGCTTAAGGAGCAGGGCCTTGCAACGAAGCTTACCAAGTATGTACCATCCAATATCTCACCAGAAAACCATCTACTTATTGCCAAGAACAGATATTGCTTGTAA